The sequence GCTGGGAAACTGTGACAACACTGAGCAGTGGATACGATTTGAGGCAATAGGCTTGGTGTTGCGGATCAACTATGAACGAGCCGGCGGATTTGCTGTCTACTGGACTAGCACGTGGGCAAGTCAGCACAGCGTTCCAATCGGTTCGGACTTGTGCAGTCCGATGTCGGAGCGTTTTTTGTCTGGTCACTTCATGGCTCATTCTCCTTTTGTCATCTTAGCGCACAGTAGTGGAAAACATGTGAAATCGAATTTCACAACTCGATGTTGGGAGGCATGGGAAGAGTCCGATGGAGTGCGTTTTATTTTGAGAGGAACTAGTTTAAGGGTATCCGGCGTGACAACAAGCGGTAAGTCACCAGGCACTTCTGAAGCGGAGACTTTTAGCGTTGTGGCAACGAAACCGAGAAGTCAGACTGTTGACATGCGACCTGACGAAGATAGAGTGACATGTTTCGTTCTCAGTCATAACATTTTAGTCTTGAACGTGTCTGCAACAAAGCGATCAGACGACGGGAAGTGTTTTCTAAGGGGGTCTGTTTTGAATGAAGGCGTTTTTACAGAAATGAGTGCTTCTGTGTTTAAGAATACATCTGTAACTAGCCACGATAGCAAGGACAAAAGAACGCCCTCATCGTCAGTAAATGTAACGCTAAATCTGCAATTACAGAATGGTTCTTTGGGAGTATTGACCGAAGCACCACTCTTTTCTTTCATGCAGACTGATATGTCTCCTGATATAGTACTCCAAACTAACACAAGCCTCCAGATTCCTCTGACAATAGCCTCCGCATTGACAGGTTCTGTTTTAGTGATATTTTTTCTAGCTTTGTTGTTCTACGCAAAGAGACGACGAAGTAATCAGAACCGGGAACACAACACACCAAACCTTCCCGTGCCGTGGCTGGACGTAATATCGGCTCTACAGAATAACCCGATGTACACCAGCAATTCGGCACAAAACACGGCCCAGCCACAGCCCGACATTACACAGAGCTCCTGTCAAACAGACGACGACATACACACTGACCAAATAGATGAGGATCCGCTGGGCCACCACCACTACTATCACTACTGCAACTACGAAATCAAAGATGGTTCAAGCAGTGAGAGTTCTCGTGGGTCCTATGGACATGGATGCGACGACATAAAAGACGAAGACGTTGATAGTGAGCCAGAACACGTTTTACAAAGCAATATGTATTGTAATGAAGACGAGAACGACGACCCTCTGACATTTTACGCCGCTGCAGCTGAACTAACCCTGCCCACCGCTATGGATGGAGGGATGTCACTTTACGCGAGAGACACGGAGAATGTAGCTTTTGTAGACTATAGAATGAGGACTGCACTTAGGTCCGGACCCGTTAATCTGGAGCAAACATGTACAACTTATGGAATAACCGGACGTACATATCTAGATACATGTGTACCAAACCATGAAGCAACGCAAACATTGGATATCGACGATGGTGTAACACGTGATACCTTCCAAGGTTGGAGGGAGGAATATCTAGAAAGGTGCATTGCCACAGATGATGAATCGACTGAAGAGGAGTCGTAAGTAACTCTACAAGGTTCAATCTTAGAGATAAACACACACTTCTATCGCAGttgtaaatataaatataaatataaatgtaaatatattatatatgtaaatatatcatatattatgaATTATAGTATCATTTTTATTGTCACTGATATCATTATTCCTAATCATACATATGTTGAAGTTAACAAATTCTCAATTGTTGTGGCACAATCTTAGAGATAAACACACAGGAGATATTTCGTAATTGCTATTATGTAAGATACATTATGAATTATGTTCCATCTATTATCTTTATTATATATTCATTATCACTGATAGAATTTGTCCTATTCATACATATGTTGAGGTTAACAAATCTTTTATTGTTGTGTAAATAGAAATACCATATTGTGTTTTGATTATGTTAGAATTATGATCGAAAGTGCATTCCGGTTTTTATATTAAGTGCATGTCGTGATAATAAGAAAAATTGACATCATACAAAAGATGTATCTCAACGTCCACTGTATGTGCAGAGAGATGACTTGTACGGCACATGAAGTGCTAGTATTTTTGTGAATGTAAATTGTGACGGTTACTATTAAATCTTTGACGCGTTGTGACGTGATATCCCAGTTTGTGGTGTAATTATTTATATATGCATTATAACTGTCAGTGATGACGCATGCAACAACGTAGCACCAGTGTAGGACACAGACAATTTAGCACGTGTTTCTACAACGTGAGTCTCCAGACCAGCCCTGGATACTAATTGCTCGTCCTCAGCTGAAGTGAAGGGACACGTTTCCGACTTACATGTCTTCTCCAGGCAAAGGTTTCGGCTGGGGGGAGAGTATAGTGTACAGGGTTCCTTGTGGCTGCATTTCTTTAGGTCAAGTTAAGATTTATTTCGCAACAATGgcaacgggtacaatgtaagtgGAGTATATTGTATAATACAAATAGCTATATATCAAGATTAATCTAATACTGTAACAGATGTAGATTTTTAAATCTACATGGACTGGTACAGTATTAGATTGAAAGGCTTAACAATATTGAAACAAAACGCAGTGTACAATGTTAGACAAAGTCAGAATGTTCCGTCTACTTGATGATAACAAAGATCTAGTAAAAGCTACACTTAGGCTCAAGGTGAAGGGAGGCAACCGTCGGGGTCGTGTGGCGGGTAGAACTGGTAGTTTGGCCCCAAACCTAGAGgccctgggttcgaatcctctCATGCTACTGATCTTGGGAAATGCATTTTACACGACTCCTCCACGCAGGTGTAATAATGGTTTTGGTAGGGGAGAACGAAAAGCGGTGGGAGGAGAGACTGAGCTGGGCTCCGCTTCACAATAACGTTTTCAAACGTTAGTGTTTTAGACGTACATTTATATTCAATTGTTCAAAAAGAGAAAATTGCTTGCTAACGTTATAACCTTTCGGTGCTTCACGGACGGGGGCACATTTTGTTCATGTATCTCTCGTGTACTCAGATTGTGTACCTACTGGTACTACTGGCTGCAGCCGCAGCAAGCTCTGAAATGTAGACAGTAACGCCGTCTATCAGTTATAGTAAAAATTGCAACTGCTCCGAAGGCGACAGAGTACAGTATAAGAATGAATATATATCACAGATACATAAGAATATAAAGTGAATTgattatttttactcaaataacatttttttgtaaaagacTTAAATTAATTGTAGTACTGTTTTAAAATTTCATAGATTAATTAGATATCAACATGTTACAATGTACGTGGTGATGTTTTGTCGCCCTTACAAGGTCAGAGGTAAATGACCCGAAAAGCACTTCTGGTCTTCTTGCGATAGCTTCATGTGAGCCGAAGGTGTAGAAAATCGCTGTGTCACGTCTGGTGTGGTTTTATAAGACAGGCACTAATATATCGTATCATCAGATTGTCATACATTCCGTCTAAGAAGCTGTTGTAGCGTGTCCGACTAACATTAGCTAGCGATCATGAGAGGTTTCCATCGTGTACTTGCGGGTGTCCTCCGCCAGCAGCGAGCTTCTAGTCAGAAGACTGCGGGCGGGTCTGCTGTCCGCTTCTGTGTCAAGTTCAGCTCAAGTGCAACAGTCAAGTCACGCATTCGGCCTGGGTATGTCATCCTCGGTGAGTAGCTGGCAAGTTCAAAGCAGGGGTCCCGGTGGGTCGCGGTGCATGGTAGAACGTCTGGACCTCCTTGGTCTGGAGTAGTGTTTTTGTGCCTGTCCCATATGCTGTGCTTTTTATGTATCTGTGTTTGGCAGTATGGCAAAGTTATCTGTAttgttcaacctccttggtgtaactACGTTAACATACGGTGTTGCAGCTACGTGTTGTTTGTACACGCCTAGCTTGCGAGCCAGCGTGTAACGTTGAGACCCGGCCTATATCAACAACACGTACACCACGTATGGCCCTTCCCAtgtctgttgccatggttacattTCCCACACACGTGTAACTTTAAAATTCACCGTGAGAAACTAGAAAGACAAGAAGATAGCGTCAAACATTTCCATACCATGGGCAATTCCATTTCCTCATTGTGTGGTGGGGTTCAATGTTTTACACTGACCTTTAGTACAAGGTTTAATAATAGGTTACATGTTTCTTGCAACTCTGTACCAATTGCTATCTTAATGCTTCTATAATAAGGTCACAACAGGTAGTGAAAACCTGTGTTTGTCgggaaatagaaaaaaaacacccatGAGCAGAATGGATTCGTCCACCCTTTTGGCAAGTTTACTGTACAAGATTCTAAATGTGTGATTTATTACTTTAATCATCATGGCACAATGCATGGAAAGATACtttttcaggtgaaaataaaAAGCTTTCAGGACACACAAGGAAtttagctactctccaagcagaagtttggctctggctatttttgacatgtttttattttttgtttatattGGGCTCTCTATTTTACAAAATAGAGAGGCCGATAAAAATGCCTACCATTaaataaacataacattattCATATAAATAGCCAgagtcaaacctctgcttggagagtagctttcatacaacttacaagtgacAAATGCACATTCAATGATTATTTCACCTTTCATCCTATACATTAaccatttttcatatttcaatacAAACTCCTCAGGTGCAGGCCTGGCCTGTGGGACTGGCGCTGTGCTGTATTCAGCCCACCTGAGGAAGAAAACTCTGGCCGCCACTCTGGAACCCATCTTCATGGCACAGCCCATCACAAACATGGCCACCTTACAGCAGGCCTCAGACATGCGCAGCCGCATGGAGCTCCTCATCCTGAGAGTGCAGGCAGACGTGTGTCAGGCTCTGGAGGAGCTGGAAGCCACCGAAGGAGACAAGAAGTTTCTGGTGGACCGGTGGGAGAGGAAGGAGGGGGGCGGTGGGATCAGCTGCGTCTTACAGGACGGACAAGTGTTTGAGAAAGCCGGGGTCAACATTTCCATCGTCCTGGGGAACCTTCCCCCCGCTGCAGTGCAGCAGATGCGGGCCAGGGGCAAGAACTTCAAGACTGCGGACGGTGGCAACCTTCCGTTCTTCGCTGCGGGCGTCAGCTCGGTCATCCACCCGCGCAGCCCCAACGTTCCCACAATCCATTTCAACTACCGGTACTTCGAGGTGGTGGAGGCGGACGGGACGCGGCAGTGGTGGTTTGGAGGCGGTACTGACCTAACACCATCTTATCTGGACACAGAAGATGTGGTGCACTTCCACTCCACACTTAAGGACGCCTGTGACAAACATGACAAGTCTCTGTATCCAAGGTAAGTTTAAGATTaggaaaatgcatttttatcaGTTTATAAATTTAATCtttgggatggatggggtgGAATTGTCCCAACGATCAAATTCTccaggatggagggatgggtTCTGGAACAGCCCTGATGTTCATATTTTTGTCTTTCATGCAGGTTCAAAAAGTGGTGTGATGACTACTTCACCATCCCCCACCGTGGAGAGTGCCGGGGGGTCGGTGGAATCTTCTTTGATGACATCGACGAACCGTCGCAGGAAGAAGCATTCCGTTTCGTTAAGTCCTGCGCTGAATCAGTCATACCTTCCTATGTGCCTATCGTGAAGAAGCAGATGTCTCGTGGCTACGGCCTTGCAGAACGTCAATGGCAACTTCTGCGCCGTGGAAGGTTAGTCACTAATGCTAATTCacatttatccgcggggtaacctatatccgttgcttttagatATGGGGTATTTTGGGATGTCAAGTTGACagatagtggtttcaaactacagtGGTTTAAAATAATTGTAATTTGAAGCCACCGTCCGCTGGCTTCACATCCCTaaataaaacaatggatatacgTTACcttgtggataaaggtgaactagcgttacatatacaatataactCATTGCATTCTGTATCATCTGACCTACAAGCCCGACCTTCGGTAGGGCTGGGAACGAGGGTGATACAGAGGGTGTTGCATTCTAAAATATACccaaagttgagaaaatttggtgtccccAAACAAAAAGTGTAATAACAACAATTCCAATGTCCCAATCCattattcgaattttcgacaaTGGTGCACGGTGCACATGAAGTGTATTCAAATCACTCAATGGAAGCCTGTGCAATACAACTTCAGAGCCCATGCAATGCCATAAGATATGGgccggtccagaacacccatggAATGTTATCCCGGCCTAGGTATGACGTCATAAAGATCAGTATGTGGAAAGTGCCATCCTGGCCATTGATgtttggatgaatgaatgatatcATTACCATGGAGTCAATTGAGGAaacaatattgtaaaatgtaatattcATATACACTGTTGTACTTATGTTGCTACTCACATGTAATATATGCTGTGTTGCTTCTTCAACTTTGTAATTATTTTCCTAATGATTTACTTAGCATTTTGATATTGACATACTGTGAATTCATTTCTTTTGTAGAGACTCAATTTCAAAGTAGAAGAGGAAAGTACGTTTACGCACTGTTTTAAGTTTCTACATTctgtagtaatacattggaaaccCTTAATTGTGCGTCATAAATTGGAGGTGGAGTTaatggcaaaaaaaacacatgaaaataaaaccaccacaatcATTTCAAGATCTACAGTACATACCTTGTTTGTTC comes from Branchiostoma floridae strain S238N-H82 chromosome 2, Bfl_VNyyK, whole genome shotgun sequence and encodes:
- the LOC118409718 gene encoding oxygen-dependent coproporphyrinogen-III oxidase-like yields the protein MRGFHRVLAGVLRQQRASSQKTAGGSAVRFCVKFSSSATVKSRIRPGYVILGAGLACGTGAVLYSAHLRKKTLAATLEPIFMAQPITNMATLQQASDMRSRMELLILRVQADVCQALEELEATEGDKKFLVDRWERKEGGGGISCVLQDGQVFEKAGVNISIVLGNLPPAAVQQMRARGKNFKTADGGNLPFFAAGVSSVIHPRSPNVPTIHFNYRYFEVVEADGTRQWWFGGGTDLTPSYLDTEDVVHFHSTLKDACDKHDKSLYPRFKKWCDDYFTIPHRGECRGVGGIFFDDIDEPSQEEAFRFVKSCAESVIPSYVPIVKKQMSRGYGLAERQWQLLRRGRYVEFNLVYDRGTKFGLATPGARIESILMSLPLAARWEYCHDPAAGSPEAMMLEVLKNPRDWVGSQ